From a single Okeanomitos corallinicola TIOX110 genomic region:
- a CDS encoding sugar transferase has product MLHSTTHTSQLTHIPLDLRTSASTRFRKGDWWKRLVILLTVDSISILTSWLLVYALFSENTNELLPPFFTSLIIQLVAISIQGNYAPGNKRHDYWCLTKTITFAHCLLIVIRVLSESFPQQNSKTLLLYWLITTSVVCFGRFAINFCLEYARKNKIVGFNSVFLICSEAEKEQALNCVQQENRYNIAGYDDYQALDEDNRLATLEKLKKLGVTEVFISLGAIKNRLYLCWLFQTSGITVHLLPMELKPIYRDLVVHNVGGMTCLSFMSPAITGKDFWLKRIFDFCFACLFLIITFPIYLVITIGIVIDSPGSPFYQQTRVGLHGKEFKVWKFRTMRTDADKMQKELEALNETKDGILFKIKDDPRVTRLGKFLRRYSLDELPQLFNVVLGEMSLVGPRPLPTRDVNKFSARHLIRQEVLPGVTGMWQVSGRSDIIDFEQVLNLDLKYIENWSLSLDFEILLKTVQVVLNKEGAY; this is encoded by the coding sequence ATGTTGCATTCAACAACACACACTAGCCAGCTAACTCATATACCTCTGGACTTGCGTACATCAGCATCTACTAGATTCCGGAAAGGAGACTGGTGGAAAAGATTAGTAATTTTACTGACAGTTGATAGTATTTCTATCTTAACATCATGGCTATTAGTCTATGCCTTATTTTCAGAGAATACCAATGAATTATTACCTCCATTTTTCACATCTTTGATCATTCAATTAGTTGCAATTAGTATCCAAGGAAATTATGCCCCAGGTAACAAACGTCATGACTATTGGTGCTTGACTAAAACAATAACATTTGCCCATTGTTTACTTATAGTCATCCGTGTATTGTCAGAATCTTTTCCCCAACAGAATAGCAAAACTTTACTATTGTATTGGTTAATAACAACATCTGTAGTATGTTTCGGTAGATTTGCTATTAACTTCTGCTTAGAATATGCTCGCAAAAACAAAATAGTAGGATTTAACTCCGTTTTTTTGATTTGTTCAGAAGCAGAAAAAGAACAAGCGTTGAATTGTGTACAACAAGAAAACCGTTATAACATTGCTGGTTACGATGATTATCAAGCCTTAGATGAAGATAATCGGTTAGCAACATTAGAAAAATTAAAAAAATTAGGAGTAACAGAAGTTTTCATCTCCTTGGGTGCGATCAAAAATAGACTTTATTTATGTTGGTTATTCCAAACATCCGGTATTACAGTCCATCTCTTACCAATGGAATTAAAACCAATTTATCGAGATTTAGTAGTGCATAACGTTGGTGGTATGACTTGTTTAAGTTTTATGTCTCCAGCAATTACAGGTAAAGACTTTTGGTTAAAAAGAATATTTGATTTTTGTTTTGCTTGTTTATTTCTGATAATAACATTTCCAATTTATTTAGTCATTACTATAGGAATTGTTATAGACTCACCTGGTTCACCATTCTACCAGCAAACCCGTGTAGGCTTACATGGCAAAGAATTTAAAGTTTGGAAATTCCGCACCATGAGAACCGACGCTGACAAAATGCAAAAAGAACTAGAAGCATTAAACGAAACCAAAGATGGCATCCTCTTTAAAATTAAAGATGATCCCAGAGTCACTAGATTAGGTAAATTCCTCCGTCGTTATAGCTTGGATGAACTACCTCAATTATTTAATGTTGTACTAGGAGAAATGAGTTTAGTCGGACCCCGTCCTTTACCTACTAGAGATGTAAATAAATTTTCTGCCCGACATTTAATTAGACAAGAAGTATTACCAGGTGTAACCGGGATGTGGCAAGTTTCAGGACGTTCAGATATCATAGATTTCGAGCAAGTTCTCAACCTGGATTTGAAATATATTGAAAACTGGTCACTATCCTTAGACTTTGAAATTTTACTCAAAACAGTCCAGGTAGTTTTGAATAAAGAGGGTGCTTATTAA
- a CDS encoding glycosyltransferase family 2 protein has protein sequence MNPEVSVIIPAYNTEKYLAKAIESVLQQTLDNLEIIIVDDASTDGTVAVAKSFTDPRVKVLVNSENLGAAATRNRAIREATGKWIALLDSDDWYSLDRLEKLLSVADSQAADMVADDLYYINDGEEFFWSTLFTQSDDKLHEITQISPVQFVNTHSTFGVGLTLGLTKPMIKKQFILEHKIEYDENIRLGQDFWFYIRCLSNGANFFVTPEPYYFYRNRLGGLTKKSQLQRWDQYCRDSEYFLQQDFITNNQPLAEALSQRLQLIQESRPYFKVLDSIRKSNLLQIATDMVMNPSFFIHFAKRLPSRISRSALKIVVMRKQQGRGFLATLLFVIYFGFSASFYLQQGYIYYFT, from the coding sequence ATGAATCCAGAAGTATCAGTCATTATTCCTGCCTATAATACAGAGAAATATTTAGCCAAAGCTATTGAATCTGTATTACAACAAACTCTAGATAACTTAGAAATCATCATAGTAGATGATGCTTCTACAGATGGCACAGTAGCAGTAGCTAAAAGCTTTACAGACCCACGAGTAAAAGTATTAGTTAATTCAGAAAATCTTGGTGCTGCTGCAACGAGAAACCGCGCTATTAGAGAAGCAACGGGAAAATGGATAGCCTTACTAGACTCCGATGACTGGTACTCTCTAGACAGATTGGAAAAGCTTTTATCTGTAGCAGATTCTCAAGCAGCAGATATGGTAGCTGATGATCTCTACTATATCAATGATGGAGAAGAATTTTTTTGGAGTACATTATTTACTCAAAGTGATGATAAACTTCATGAAATTACTCAAATCAGCCCAGTCCAATTTGTCAATACTCATTCAACATTCGGAGTTGGCTTAACTCTTGGTTTGACAAAACCAATGATTAAAAAACAATTCATACTAGAGCATAAAATTGAGTATGACGAAAATATCAGATTAGGTCAAGATTTTTGGTTTTATATTCGTTGTTTGAGTAATGGGGCTAATTTTTTTGTTACTCCTGAACCCTATTATTTCTATCGTAATCGTCTGGGAGGATTAACAAAAAAAAGCCAATTGCAACGATGGGATCAATATTGTCGAGACAGTGAATATTTTCTCCAACAGGACTTCATCACAAATAATCAACCATTAGCAGAAGCATTATCTCAACGTCTGCAATTAATTCAAGAAAGTAGACCTTACTTTAAAGTTCTAGACAGTATCCGTAAAAGTAACTTATTGCAGATTGCCACTGATATGGTTATGAATCCATCTTTTTTTATCCATTTTGCTAAACGACTACCATCAAGAATAAGTAGGTCGGCGTTAAAAATTGTAGTTATGAGAAAGCAGCAAGGAAGAGGCTTTTTGGCAACTTTACTTTTTGTTATATACTTCGGTTTTTCCGCGTCTTTCTACTTACAACAAGGTTATATATACTACTTTACTTAA
- a CDS encoding methyltransferase domain-containing protein: MEPRGTELVNLYKRNYNIPADVEVTEAMILQHWNLEKKLTKELWESTPENRWEVFEQAYTLLYSEIEWLNKLPGDTRSPSERYQTWVATIGSKPKKIYEIGSGKGEMISYLSQCEFECKGTEVTRERGEKHIKESSSYLSWGNTDGVNLEQFEPANYYDVVLSNQVIEHFHPDDLQTHFQSAYSILNENGRYIFSTPHCHTGPHDVSFVFKYDDSKGMHLKEYTYHELIEPLTLAGFKSVSCAVPFAINKLLVKLGIKKPEQLTKIGIFYFNFMLIVERILFLIPSKKVRRPLARFLRKLYIFADNIFLIAQK, encoded by the coding sequence ATGGAACCAAGAGGAACTGAATTAGTAAATCTTTACAAACGTAACTATAACATCCCGGCTGATGTAGAAGTAACAGAAGCAATGATACTTCAGCACTGGAATTTAGAAAAAAAATTGACAAAAGAGCTTTGGGAATCAACTCCAGAAAATAGATGGGAAGTTTTTGAGCAAGCTTACACCCTTCTATATAGTGAAATAGAATGGTTGAACAAACTACCAGGAGACACTAGAAGTCCAAGCGAAAGATATCAGACTTGGGTTGCAACCATAGGTTCTAAACCCAAGAAAATTTATGAAATTGGTTCTGGAAAAGGAGAAATGATTTCATATTTATCTCAATGCGAATTTGAATGTAAAGGGACAGAAGTTACCAGAGAACGTGGAGAAAAACATATAAAAGAGTCTTCATCTTACTTATCTTGGGGTAACACTGATGGGGTAAATTTAGAACAATTTGAACCTGCTAATTATTATGATGTAGTCCTATCAAACCAAGTAATTGAACATTTTCATCCTGATGATTTACAAACACATTTTCAGAGTGCTTACAGTATCCTGAATGAAAATGGACGCTACATTTTTAGTACCCCACATTGTCATACTGGTCCTCATGATGTTTCATTTGTATTCAAATACGATGATTCTAAAGGTATGCACCTTAAAGAATATACGTACCATGAATTAATTGAGCCATTAACTTTGGCTGGGTTTAAAAGCGTATCTTGTGCTGTTCCTTTTGCAATTAACAAATTGCTGGTAAAACTGGGAATTAAAAAACCAGAACAGCTAACAAAAATCGGTATATTTTACTTCAATTTTATGCTAATTGTAGAAAGAATACTCTTCTTAATTCCTAGTAAGAAAGTACGTCGTCCCTTAGCTAGATTCTTAAGAAAGCTGTATATTTTTGCGGATAATATTTTCTTAATTGCCCAGAAATAG
- a CDS encoding oligosaccharide flippase family protein, protein MPEPKLLKNSLALLVNRLTQGIATFVLTTVIARNLGAYELGQYVLAISYYYIFVTFVGQGLKTLFTRELAREAEATPVYLVSGTFLQLILSIIGYVLLVVVVFLLPYNPDTSMVCYIMGLAVIPFALSNITEAIFQAQENMHLIAITTVPIYILRTAIMIWFVNLKYSVNQIAVIMVISEVIVLITQWTYLVNTIKPAWQIQKEFMIKSLYSVRTFFAIDASGIIAGKMDILLISLLGSEFLVGLYGMISQLMQPFIIISNSVSLAAFPAMSKAVSLGKEKQKSETENVLEILLSMSIPFIIGVSIFANELIVLIYNDPKFLEANLPLQINVFTLIASPFVRSFGYLLVANGLEKFNLLEVIVTTVSGGVSGVILITKYKLIGAALMKIVMAFSACGLLTYAVCNRLFFIDLWRVIRRPMLIGGLMSIIFLLLKTLNLDFLLILGISIVTYILIVALLFMNDFGGFNLILQKISRK, encoded by the coding sequence ATGCCCGAACCAAAGCTACTTAAAAATTCCCTGGCACTATTAGTAAATAGGTTAACTCAGGGAATTGCCACTTTTGTCCTTACCACAGTCATAGCTCGTAATTTAGGAGCTTATGAGTTAGGACAATATGTACTAGCAATCAGCTATTACTACATCTTTGTCACTTTTGTAGGCCAAGGCTTAAAAACTTTATTTACCAGAGAACTGGCCAGAGAAGCAGAAGCCACACCCGTTTATCTAGTTAGTGGCACATTTTTACAATTAATTTTAAGTATTATTGGTTATGTGCTATTAGTCGTTGTAGTATTTTTACTGCCATATAATCCTGACACCTCAATGGTTTGCTACATCATGGGGTTGGCAGTCATACCCTTTGCGCTTTCCAACATTACAGAAGCAATTTTTCAAGCGCAGGAAAATATGCACCTGATAGCCATCACCACCGTACCAATTTATATCCTACGTACGGCAATAATGATCTGGTTTGTCAACCTCAAGTATTCAGTTAATCAGATTGCCGTTATCATGGTAATTTCTGAAGTCATAGTATTAATAACACAATGGACTTACCTGGTCAATACTATTAAACCAGCTTGGCAGATTCAGAAAGAATTTATGATCAAATCTCTCTATTCTGTCCGTACATTTTTCGCCATTGATGCTTCGGGGATTATCGCCGGAAAAATGGATATTCTCTTAATATCCCTACTCGGAAGCGAGTTCCTGGTAGGACTTTATGGGATGATTTCACAGTTAATGCAGCCTTTTATTATCATTTCTAATAGTGTTTCTCTGGCAGCTTTTCCTGCAATGTCGAAAGCAGTATCTTTAGGTAAAGAAAAACAAAAATCAGAAACAGAAAATGTCCTAGAAATATTATTATCCATGTCCATACCCTTCATTATCGGAGTTTCAATTTTTGCCAATGAATTAATTGTGTTAATCTACAATGATCCTAAGTTTTTAGAAGCAAATTTACCATTACAAATTAATGTTTTTACTCTGATTGCCTCACCTTTTGTTCGTTCCTTTGGTTATTTACTTGTAGCTAATGGACTAGAAAAGTTTAACCTGTTAGAAGTCATTGTCACCACAGTTTCCGGTGGAGTATCAGGAGTAATTCTCATTACTAAATATAAATTAATTGGTGCTGCACTGATGAAAATAGTGATGGCTTTTAGTGCTTGTGGTTTATTAACTTATGCTGTATGTAATCGCCTATTTTTTATAGATTTATGGCGAGTGATACGCCGTCCTATGTTAATTGGTGGCTTGATGTCAATAATATTTTTACTACTCAAAACCTTGAATTTAGATTTTTTGTTAATACTTGGCATCTCCATAGTTACTTATATCTTGATTGTAGCCCTATTATTTATGAATGATTTCGGGGGATTTAATTTAATTTTACAAAAGATATCTAGAAAATAA
- a CDS encoding glycosyltransferase family 4 protein translates to MKVVLLNLCFKEYATELANGLVNYVDLTVIQQENKDQDAREVLDPRISVLTFNKPKMRDPKNIQAMGEMMDLIRQVNPDILHVQEVNDIWYLLTILFQKLPPLVTTIHDIFSHPGDATKVFGSDYSRPIAFYRSQKIIVHTEQLKNTLHQKYFLPNHKVHVFPHGEIATWYKRHEHKDIPAKEPFTLLFFGRIWPYKGLKYLVEAMPLVAAKIPQVKLIIAGRGEKIEQYFPNGYDKERYEILNQFITNEDVIKLFARSTITVLPYIEASQSGVAALSYGMGTPVIASDVGGLSEIVKHQQDGLLVPPCDVKALAESIISLLQNQELYQKMQAATLIRCQQDLNWSNIAEQTVRVYHKLLQVK, encoded by the coding sequence ATGAAAGTTGTTTTATTAAATCTATGTTTTAAAGAATATGCCACAGAGCTAGCTAATGGTTTAGTTAACTATGTAGACTTAACAGTAATTCAACAGGAAAATAAAGACCAAGACGCTAGAGAAGTTCTTGATCCGCGCATTTCTGTACTGACATTTAACAAACCCAAAATGCGCGATCCCAAAAATATCCAAGCTATGGGTGAAATGATGGATTTAATTCGTCAAGTTAATCCAGATATCCTACACGTACAAGAAGTTAATGATATTTGGTATCTGTTGACAATTTTATTTCAGAAATTGCCACCTTTGGTAACAACCATTCATGATATTTTTTCCCATCCAGGAGATGCTACCAAGGTCTTTGGTTCTGATTATAGTAGACCTATTGCTTTTTATCGTTCTCAGAAAATTATCGTTCATACAGAACAACTAAAAAATACCCTTCATCAAAAATATTTCCTACCTAATCACAAAGTTCATGTTTTCCCACATGGGGAAATTGCCACTTGGTATAAACGTCATGAACATAAAGATATACCAGCTAAAGAACCCTTTACCTTACTATTTTTTGGCAGAATTTGGCCATATAAAGGCTTGAAATATTTAGTAGAAGCAATGCCATTAGTAGCGGCAAAAATTCCTCAAGTAAAACTAATTATTGCTGGTAGAGGAGAAAAAATAGAACAATATTTTCCCAATGGTTATGATAAAGAACGCTACGAAATCCTCAACCAATTTATTACCAATGAAGATGTAATTAAATTATTTGCTCGCAGTACGATTACAGTTTTACCCTACATTGAAGCCTCACAAAGTGGTGTAGCTGCACTTTCCTATGGTATGGGAACACCAGTTATTGCATCAGATGTAGGGGGATTAAGTGAAATAGTTAAACATCAACAAGATGGTTTATTAGTTCCCCCCTGTGATGTTAAAGCTTTAGCAGAATCTATTATTTCTCTTTTACAAAACCAGGAGTTATATCAAAAAATGCAAGCAGCAACATTAATCCGTTGTCAACAGGATTTAAACTGGTCAAATATTGCAGAACAAACTGTGCGTGTTTACCATAAATTATTACAAGTCAAATAA
- a CDS encoding O-antigen ligase family protein: MKISLKHFEYVFTVFAILIYSGGIVLLILSGGANESDVAVNYNTALLTLINLLIYLITIVLLIIRWKKTIFAFTTNRFIWMLLIVAVMSVFWSFSPGDTKKDVFKLICSSLFGVYFSTRYTLKEQIQILGVTFGLAIILSFLFAVGLPKYGKMGGVHAGKWRGIFMHKNNLGIQMLFSCMVFLTLAMNAKKKAWIYWCGCGLSILLILLAASTAALVNLVILIGVFFVLRSLWLPYSLMIPTIMGISSLGTIFFVWFKENEDLIFGALGKDSNLSGRGELWGHVYDMIWKQPWLGYGYGGFWHGWNGESAYIWFAEPWTPTHPHSGFLDLWLDLGLLGLSIFWMGFVISCIRALLIVRLNKSEENLFPTMMMIYLILANLAETALIGSENWILYIAFSCSTVSLLNENKSQKKFRKSIKNTDFTYLTGGDKNENLNARS; this comes from the coding sequence ATGAAAATTTCGTTAAAGCATTTTGAATATGTATTTACTGTATTCGCTATCCTGATTTATTCAGGGGGAATTGTACTTCTGATTCTCTCTGGAGGTGCAAATGAAAGTGATGTAGCAGTTAACTATAATACAGCCTTATTAACACTTATCAATTTATTGATTTATTTAATTACTATTGTATTACTAATTATTAGGTGGAAAAAAACCATATTCGCTTTTACAACAAATCGTTTTATTTGGATGTTGTTAATAGTTGCTGTGATGTCAGTGTTTTGGTCTTTTTCACCAGGAGATACCAAAAAAGATGTATTTAAACTGATTTGTTCCAGTTTGTTTGGAGTCTATTTCTCTACACGCTATACTCTGAAAGAACAAATACAAATATTAGGTGTAACTTTTGGTTTAGCTATTATCCTCAGCTTTCTATTTGCAGTGGGATTACCTAAATATGGAAAAATGGGTGGGGTTCATGCTGGTAAATGGCGGGGAATATTCATGCACAAAAATAATCTTGGTATACAAATGCTGTTCAGCTGTATGGTATTTTTAACCCTGGCTATGAATGCTAAGAAAAAAGCTTGGATTTACTGGTGTGGTTGTGGTTTATCTATACTTTTAATCTTACTTGCTGCTTCTACAGCCGCGTTAGTTAATTTAGTCATACTGATAGGTGTTTTCTTTGTTTTACGCTCCCTATGGTTGCCCTATTCCTTAATGATACCTACCATCATGGGTATATCGAGTTTAGGAACAATTTTTTTCGTATGGTTTAAAGAAAATGAGGATTTGATATTTGGTGCATTAGGTAAAGATTCTAACTTGAGTGGGAGAGGAGAGTTATGGGGTCATGTATATGACATGATTTGGAAACAACCTTGGTTGGGATATGGATATGGTGGTTTCTGGCATGGTTGGAATGGAGAGTCTGCCTACATTTGGTTTGCTGAACCCTGGACTCCCACCCATCCCCATAGTGGCTTTTTGGACTTGTGGCTAGATTTGGGTTTATTAGGACTTTCAATATTCTGGATGGGATTTGTAATTAGTTGTATTAGAGCGCTATTAATAGTGCGGTTAAATAAGTCGGAAGAAAATCTTTTTCCCACAATGATGATGATTTACTTAATATTAGCTAATTTAGCGGAAACAGCATTAATCGGGTCTGAGAATTGGATACTTTATATAGCATTTTCCTGTTCAACGGTAAGCTTATTAAATGAAAATAAATCTCAAAAAAAATTCAGAAAGTCAATTAAAAACACAGATTTTACGTACTTGACGGGAGGTGATAAAAATGAAAATCTTAATGCTAGGAGCTAG
- a CDS encoding glycosyltransferase family 4 protein, with protein MKILMLGASLQQNGGIATVENLIIQHIPNDVKILHITTHAEGSIIHRIIIFIQAITKFLGQILTQKVDAIHIHLSDGGSLVRKAILVILSLPFHKPVIMHAHGAEFEMKYQKFPQCLQKGLSYILQQCQGFIVLSETWEKYYIDNLGLNPNRVFVLPNPTELPAQIPQRKNSHPVSLVFCGRVGERKGAFDLITAFANLPEDQKKSAQLTLAGDGEIEKAQQLAAELKITEQVNFLGWINSQQREQILAKADIFILPSYNEGLPMAILEAMAWGLPIITTPVGGIPELVINQQNGLLVQPGNIQELSTAIALLIKDEKLRRDLGIIARNNVEPYDINNYCQHLVDIYSSLSEFHKSRGIK; from the coding sequence ATGAAAATCTTAATGCTAGGAGCTAGTTTACAACAAAATGGTGGTATAGCTACAGTTGAAAATCTGATCATTCAACATATTCCTAATGATGTTAAAATCCTGCATATTACTACTCATGCTGAGGGTTCTATTATTCATAGAATCATAATTTTTATTCAGGCTATTACTAAATTTTTAGGTCAAATTCTCACACAAAAAGTAGATGCTATACACATTCATCTTTCTGATGGAGGTAGCCTTGTCCGCAAAGCTATTTTAGTAATTTTATCTTTGCCATTTCATAAACCTGTCATTATGCACGCTCATGGGGCAGAATTTGAGATGAAATATCAAAAGTTTCCCCAATGTTTACAGAAAGGTTTAAGTTATATCTTGCAGCAATGTCAAGGTTTTATAGTCCTTTCAGAAACCTGGGAAAAATATTATATTGACAATCTTGGTTTAAATCCAAACCGGGTTTTTGTATTGCCTAACCCTACTGAATTACCTGCTCAAATTCCCCAGCGAAAAAATTCTCATCCCGTGAGTTTAGTTTTTTGTGGGCGAGTTGGTGAACGGAAAGGAGCATTTGATCTAATTACTGCCTTTGCTAATCTACCAGAAGATCAAAAAAAATCCGCTCAATTAACTTTAGCAGGAGATGGAGAGATAGAAAAAGCCCAACAATTAGCAGCAGAATTGAAGATTACAGAACAAGTAAATTTTTTAGGTTGGATTAATTCTCAACAACGAGAACAAATTTTAGCCAAGGCAGATATATTTATTTTACCTTCCTATAATGAAGGTTTACCAATGGCAATTTTAGAAGCTATGGCTTGGGGTTTACCGATTATTACCACACCAGTGGGTGGTATTCCTGAATTGGTAATTAATCAGCAAAATGGTTTATTAGTACAACCAGGCAATATTCAAGAATTATCAACAGCGATCGCATTATTAATTAAAGATGAAAAATTACGCAGGGATTTAGGTATAATTGCTAGAAATAATGTTGAACCCTATGACATCAATAATTACTGTCAGCATTTAGTTGATATATATTCTTCTTTATCAGAATTTCATAAAAGTAGAGGTATAAAATGA
- a CDS encoding WecB/TagA/CpsF family glycosyltransferase gives MRINICGVEIDKYNFDEVVEKIINHCLAQGKPEYVVTPNAMHILSLQQDADFRDIYRRAFLVVPDGVSLLWAAKFLKTPLNGRVNGTDLFEQLCAIASEKGLKVFLLGGRPGAAEKAQEVLQNRHPNLAIVGTYCPEYGFENRPEELDLINSKIKATAPDILFVGLGAPKQEKWIANHYLSLQIPVSLGIGVSFELVANMVNRAPVWMQKAGLEWLFRLLVEPQRLWKRYVLGNPAFIWLVLKQRLGMSKSFASQELRN, from the coding sequence ATGAGAATTAACATCTGTGGCGTAGAAATTGATAAATATAACTTTGACGAAGTTGTCGAAAAAATCATCAATCATTGTTTAGCACAAGGTAAACCAGAATATGTTGTGACTCCTAACGCTATGCACATTCTTTCATTACAACAAGATGCTGATTTTCGTGATATTTATCGGCGGGCTTTTTTAGTAGTTCCCGATGGAGTATCTCTACTGTGGGCGGCTAAATTTTTGAAAACTCCCTTAAATGGTAGAGTTAATGGTACAGATTTATTTGAACAACTCTGTGCGATCGCATCTGAAAAAGGATTAAAAGTATTTTTACTTGGAGGTCGTCCAGGAGCGGCTGAAAAAGCCCAAGAAGTCCTGCAAAACAGACATCCTAATTTAGCAATTGTGGGTACTTATTGCCCTGAGTATGGGTTTGAAAATAGACCAGAAGAATTAGATTTGATCAACTCCAAAATTAAAGCTACTGCTCCTGATATCCTATTTGTAGGACTAGGCGCACCTAAACAAGAAAAATGGATCGCTAATCATTATTTATCCTTGCAAATACCCGTAAGCTTAGGTATTGGTGTCAGTTTTGAACTGGTTGCAAATATGGTGAACAGAGCGCCAGTTTGGATGCAAAAAGCTGGTTTAGAGTGGCTATTTCGTCTGTTAGTTGAACCTCAACGTCTATGGAAACGTTATGTATTAGGAAATCCTGCCTTTATTTGGTTGGTACTCAAACAACGCTTAGGAATGTCTAAATCATTTGCAAGTCAGGAGCTAAGGAATTGA
- a CDS encoding glycosyltransferase family A protein, which produces MKISIGILAYNEFKEIPTTLRSLFNQSIFQDPNANIEIEIIVVPNGCTDDTATISQTTLQELEKSSQNPSISWRICEVEEAGKPNAWNLYVHQFSCPDANYLFLMDADIQFLESQTLYRMMQTLENTPDAWVSVDKLVKDVALKPQKNLMEKLSVAVSGVSGAKSAWICGQLYCTRTDILRKIWMPKGILVEDGFLWKMIVTDRLTSPEVLERVVLTESASHVFEAYTQINSLLHHELRQIVGNTINDFIYTHLQIDDHSSSDAGSLIKLKNEEDPSWLDNLITTNVQKNGWWTIPNWLLIRRLQSLSNRPVQKAILLFPVFFIAFLLDLLLCWQANSQFHQWESSRYRQKIAIKQSIQVTS; this is translated from the coding sequence TTGAAAATTAGTATTGGTATCCTCGCCTACAACGAGTTTAAAGAGATTCCCACTACCTTACGTTCTCTCTTTAATCAAAGTATATTTCAAGACCCCAACGCCAACATAGAAATAGAAATCATTGTAGTTCCTAACGGTTGTACAGATGATACAGCAACTATCTCCCAAACTACTTTACAAGAGTTAGAAAAATCCTCTCAAAATCCCTCTATTTCCTGGCGTATTTGTGAAGTAGAAGAAGCCGGTAAACCAAATGCTTGGAATCTTTACGTTCATCAATTTTCTTGTCCTGATGCTAACTATCTGTTCTTAATGGATGCAGATATTCAATTTCTGGAATCACAAACCCTCTATAGGATGATGCAAACTCTAGAAAATACTCCTGATGCTTGGGTATCTGTAGACAAATTAGTAAAAGACGTAGCTTTAAAACCACAAAAAAACCTCATGGAAAAATTGTCAGTAGCAGTTTCCGGTGTATCAGGTGCAAAATCAGCTTGGATTTGTGGACAACTTTACTGTACTCGTACCGATATTTTACGCAAAATTTGGATGCCTAAAGGTATTTTAGTTGAAGACGGTTTTTTGTGGAAAATGATTGTTACTGATCGCTTAACTTCTCCAGAAGTTCTGGAGCGAGTTGTGTTAACTGAGTCAGCTTCTCATGTCTTTGAAGCTTACACTCAAATCAATAGTTTATTACATCATGAATTGCGTCAAATAGTTGGTAATACTATTAACGATTTTATTTACACTCACTTACAGATAGATGATCATTCTAGTTCAGATGCCGGATCATTAATTAAGTTAAAAAATGAGGAAGATCCATCTTGGTTAGATAATTTAATTACTACCAATGTACAAAAAAATGGTTGGTGGACTATTCCTAACTGGTTGCTAATTCGCCGATTACAAAGCCTGAGTAACCGTCCTGTTCAGAAAGCAATTTTGTTATTTCCCGTATTTTTTATCGCTTTTTTATTAGATTTGCTCCTCTGTTGGCAAGCTAATTCACAATTCCACCAATGGGAAAGTAGTCGTTATCGGCAAAAAATAGCAATCAAACAATCTATACAAGTAACAAGTTAG